In Mesorhizobium sp., one DNA window encodes the following:
- the flgC gene encoding flagellar basal body rod protein FlgC encodes MDPLTTSLRIAASGLTAQSERLRVVAENLANAQSTANSAQEDPYVRKTISFGSLVDRQSGASFVAVAARATDPAEFPTEYMPGHQAADEKGYVKMPNVNMLVEMADMREANRSYEANLQTIKQARELISMTIDLLRSQS; translated from the coding sequence ATGGATCCGCTGACGACCTCGCTGCGTATCGCCGCCTCCGGCCTGACAGCCCAGTCCGAGCGGCTTCGCGTCGTCGCCGAAAATCTGGCGAACGCGCAGTCCACGGCCAACAGCGCGCAGGAAGACCCTTACGTCCGCAAGACCATAAGTTTCGGCTCGCTTGTCGACCGCCAGAGCGGCGCGTCCTTCGTCGCCGTGGCCGCGCGCGCCACCGATCCGGCCGAGTTTCCGACCGAATACATGCCAGGGCACCAGGCGGCCGACGAAAAGGGTTACGTCAAGATGCCGAACGTCAACATGCTCGTCGAGATGGCGGACATGCGCGAGGCGAACCGGTCCTACGAGGCCAATCTCCAGACCATCAAGCAGGCGCGCGAATTGATCTCGATGACCATCGACCTGCTGAGGAGCCAGTCATGA
- a CDS encoding MotE family protein yields the protein MMTPTIEIRIPRLAATILACATAAVIVSGVPGATQSQAPQAINSADEIEKFCGNIADAARDRRYAIQARELEVLKVDIDRRVKQLEEKRAEYEKWMRLRQDFMDKATENVVSIYARMRPDAAAERLSEMDPALAAAIMLKLQVKQSGLIMNEMERAMAAKLTGIMASAARKEDPT from the coding sequence ATGATGACACCGACGATCGAGATCAGAATTCCCCGGCTGGCCGCCACCATCCTGGCCTGCGCCACCGCCGCCGTGATCGTCTCGGGCGTTCCGGGCGCCACGCAGTCGCAGGCCCCGCAGGCGATCAACTCCGCCGATGAAATCGAGAAGTTCTGCGGCAATATCGCCGACGCTGCCCGCGACCGGCGCTACGCGATCCAGGCTCGCGAGCTGGAGGTGCTCAAGGTCGACATCGACCGCCGCGTCAAGCAGCTCGAGGAAAAGCGCGCCGAATACGAGAAATGGATGAGGCTGCGTCAGGACTTCATGGACAAGGCGACGGAGAACGTCGTCTCGATCTATGCCCGGATGCGACCGGATGCAGCCGCCGAGCGCCTGTCCGAGATGGATCCGGCGCTTGCCGCCGCCATCATGCTCAAGCTGCAGGTCAAGCAGTCGGGCCTCATCATGAACGAAATGGAACGCGCGATGGCCGCCAAGCTGACCGGCATCATGGCGAGCGCGGCGCGAAAGGAAGACCCGACGTGA
- the flgA gene encoding flagellar basal body P-ring formation chaperone FlgA, with protein sequence MASAADMAVVATHIVYPGETVSADTLDQVALRPNARVTQPFVREIDEADGKVAKRTILPGKLIPLSSLREPYLVEAGQSVTVIFQQDGLTIQATAVPLQAGSLGDVLRLRNVDSGKVFTGIVMADGTIKVGG encoded by the coding sequence ATGGCGTCTGCCGCGGACATGGCGGTCGTCGCCACCCACATCGTCTATCCCGGCGAGACGGTCAGCGCCGATACGCTCGACCAGGTCGCGCTGCGGCCCAATGCCCGCGTCACCCAGCCGTTCGTGCGCGAGATCGACGAGGCCGACGGCAAGGTCGCCAAACGCACGATCCTGCCCGGCAAACTCATTCCGCTCAGCTCGCTGCGCGAACCCTATCTCGTCGAGGCAGGCCAATCGGTCACCGTCATCTTCCAGCAGGACGGCCTGACGATCCAGGCGACCGCCGTGCCGCTCCAGGCGGGCAGCCTCGGCGACGTGCTGCGCCTGCGCAACGTCGACAGCGGCAAGGTCTTCACCGGCATCGTCATGGCCGACGGCACCATCAAGGTCGGCGGATGA
- the flgG gene encoding flagellar basal-body rod protein FlgG yields MRALAIAATGMNAQQTNLEVIANNIANINTTGFKRARAEFSDLLYQVERLAGVPNQANASVVPEGAHIGLGVKTSAIRNLHVQGSLTSTGNKYDLALVGAGMFQIEGPSGETLYTRAGAFNTNATGQLVTIDGNPVMPSITVPSDAVEVIVNKSGQVFARIDGQAAVQELGQLTLATFANEAGLAPLGDNLFGETEASGPAIVGVAGDPGFGTIEQGYLENSNVDPVKEITDMISAQRAYEMNSKVIKAADEMAATISQAR; encoded by the coding sequence ATGAGAGCACTCGCCATCGCCGCGACGGGAATGAACGCCCAGCAGACCAATCTCGAGGTCATCGCCAACAACATCGCCAACATCAACACGACCGGCTTCAAGCGGGCGAGAGCCGAGTTCTCCGACCTGCTCTACCAGGTCGAGCGTCTGGCCGGCGTGCCCAACCAGGCCAACGCCTCGGTCGTGCCCGAGGGCGCCCACATCGGCCTCGGCGTCAAGACCTCTGCCATCCGCAACCTCCACGTGCAGGGATCGCTGACCAGCACAGGCAACAAATACGATCTTGCCCTGGTCGGCGCCGGCATGTTCCAGATCGAAGGGCCGAGCGGCGAGACGCTCTACACGCGCGCCGGCGCCTTCAACACCAACGCCACCGGCCAGCTCGTCACCATCGACGGCAATCCGGTCATGCCCTCGATCACTGTTCCTTCCGACGCGGTCGAGGTCATCGTCAACAAGTCGGGCCAGGTCTTCGCCAGGATCGACGGTCAGGCCGCCGTCCAGGAACTCGGCCAGCTGACGCTTGCCACCTTCGCAAACGAAGCGGGCCTCGCCCCGCTCGGCGACAACCTGTTCGGCGAAACGGAAGCATCCGGCCCCGCGATCGTCGGCGTCGCCGGCGACCCCGGCTTCGGCACGATCGAACAGGGCTATCTCGAAAATTCCAACGTCGATCCCGTCAAGGAGATCACCGACATGATTTCGGCCCAGCGCGCCTACGAGATGAACTCGAAGGTCATCAAGGCCGCCGACGAAATGGCTGCCACCATCTCGCAGGCGCGGTAA
- a CDS encoding DUF1217 domain-containing protein has product MINTYASYQLIAKDIGKSLDRVQDQPVVERETEYYLENITKVKSVEEFMADDRLFRYAMKAHGLEDMTYAKAFMVKALEGGIEDEDAFANTLSDKRYKEFVDTFNFAAYGETATVFTKAQQGTVDKYLRQTLEEDAGNQNEGVRLALYFERSAASITNAYQILADPALKEVVFTALGLPDAFGNADIDKQAALIEDRIDLEDFQDSELLGEFITRFTTLWEMENPTTTAASLVTTLFTQPEYGISTDLLLTMQSMKAY; this is encoded by the coding sequence TTGATCAACACCTATGCTAGCTACCAGCTGATCGCGAAGGATATCGGCAAGTCGCTGGACCGTGTCCAGGACCAGCCCGTCGTCGAACGCGAGACCGAATATTACCTTGAGAACATCACGAAGGTGAAGTCGGTCGAGGAGTTCATGGCCGACGACCGGCTTTTCCGCTACGCGATGAAAGCTCACGGTCTGGAAGACATGACCTACGCCAAGGCCTTCATGGTCAAAGCGCTGGAAGGCGGCATCGAGGATGAAGACGCCTTCGCCAACACGCTGAGCGACAAGCGCTATAAGGAGTTCGTCGATACCTTCAACTTCGCTGCCTACGGCGAGACGGCGACGGTCTTCACCAAGGCGCAGCAGGGGACGGTCGACAAGTATCTGCGCCAGACGCTGGAAGAGGACGCCGGCAACCAGAACGAAGGCGTCCGTCTTGCGCTCTATTTCGAACGCAGCGCCGCCTCGATCACCAACGCCTACCAGATCCTGGCAGACCCGGCGCTGAAGGAGGTCGTGTTCACGGCGCTCGGTCTGCCCGACGCCTTCGGCAACGCCGACATCGACAAGCAGGCGGCACTCATCGAGGATCGGATCGATCTGGAGGACTTCCAGGATTCTGAACTGCTCGGCGAATTCATCACGCGCTTCACCACCTTGTGGGAGATGGAGAACCCGACAACCACCGCCGCCTCGCTGGTCACCACGCTCTTCACCCAGCCCGAATACGGCATCTCGACGGATCTCCTGCTCACCATGCAGTCGATGAAAGCCTACTGA
- a CDS encoding flagellar basal body protein, which produces MVQSVQLFQLAAFQADWLSARQSALTSNIANANTPGYSAVDVTPFEQVLNSSTSAVSVTNPGHIPIGGTDAGFGTQARAEASARPSGNSVQIEEELIRSNEVRQAFELNTAIVRSFHRMFLMTAK; this is translated from the coding sequence ATGGTTCAGTCAGTGCAACTGTTCCAGCTCGCCGCCTTCCAGGCGGACTGGCTGTCTGCGCGCCAGTCGGCGCTGACCAGCAACATCGCCAATGCCAACACGCCCGGCTACAGCGCCGTCGACGTGACGCCGTTCGAACAGGTTCTGAATTCCAGCACGTCCGCCGTCTCGGTCACCAATCCCGGACACATCCCGATCGGCGGAACCGACGCGGGCTTCGGCACGCAGGCGCGGGCCGAGGCCTCGGCCCGGCCCTCCGGCAATAGTGTGCAGATCGAAGAGGAGCTGATCAGGTCGAACGAGGTTCGGCAGGCGTTCGAGCTGAACACGGCGATCGTCAGATCCTTCCATCGCATGTTCCTGATGACGGCGAAGTGA
- a CDS encoding flagellar hook-basal body complex protein FliE, translating into MISGISPIGGVGPGSLFESRAGVDATAPTMDFGASLAKALSNAASSAIGNLQNADQVSMKALQGGDVTTREVVDSVMSAERSLQTAIAIRDKIVTAYLEVSRMAI; encoded by the coding sequence ATGATCAGCGGCATATCCCCGATCGGCGGCGTCGGCCCCGGCAGCCTTTTCGAGAGCCGCGCGGGTGTGGACGCGACAGCGCCGACCATGGATTTCGGCGCCTCTCTGGCGAAGGCGCTCTCCAATGCTGCCAGCAGCGCCATCGGCAACCTGCAGAATGCCGACCAGGTGTCCATGAAGGCGCTGCAGGGCGGCGATGTCACCACCCGCGAGGTCGTCGACAGCGTGATGAGCGCCGAGCGCTCTCTCCAGACCGCCATCGCCATCCGCGACAAGATTGTCACCGCCTATCTCGAAGTCAGCCGTATGGCGATCTGA
- the flgF gene encoding flagellar basal-body rod protein FlgF, giving the protein MQDSLYVALSSQIALERRLNTIADNVANAGTVGFRATQIKFEDVLSGTGPDATTFVSTGGTFLSQAKGGFRATENPFDFAVRGDAWFALDTPAGQVMTRDGRFSMLQTGQIVSVEGYPVLDAAGTALQLDPAAGAPVVSADGFIRQDGQQVGAFGLFSFEPGENFTRYGNSGVLANGTQQPVVDRADTGVLQGFVEDSNVNPVLEMTRLIMVQRAFESAGSAIRQTEQTYTDAVKTLGSR; this is encoded by the coding sequence ATGCAGGATTCGCTCTACGTCGCCCTGTCCTCGCAGATTGCCCTCGAACGGCGCCTCAACACCATCGCCGACAATGTCGCGAATGCCGGAACGGTCGGCTTTCGCGCCACGCAGATCAAGTTCGAGGACGTTCTGAGCGGCACCGGCCCGGACGCCACCACCTTCGTGTCGACCGGCGGGACCTTTCTGTCGCAGGCGAAGGGAGGCTTTCGCGCCACCGAGAACCCGTTCGACTTCGCCGTGCGCGGCGACGCATGGTTCGCCCTGGACACACCGGCCGGTCAGGTCATGACCCGCGACGGCCGCTTTTCCATGCTCCAGACCGGCCAGATCGTGTCGGTTGAAGGCTATCCGGTGCTCGATGCCGCCGGGACCGCCCTGCAACTCGACCCTGCCGCCGGGGCGCCGGTGGTCAGCGCCGACGGCTTCATTCGCCAGGACGGCCAGCAGGTCGGGGCGTTCGGTCTGTTCAGCTTCGAGCCCGGAGAGAATTTCACGCGATACGGCAATTCCGGCGTGCTGGCGAACGGCACGCAGCAGCCGGTGGTCGACCGCGCCGACACCGGCGTCCTTCAGGGCTTCGTCGAGGATTCCAACGTCAATCCGGTCCTGGAAATGACGCGGCTCATCATGGTCCAGCGGGCGTTCGAGAGCGCGGGTTCTGCGATCCGGCAGACAGAGCAGACCTATACCGACGCCGTGAAGACGCTCGGCAGCCGCTGA
- a CDS encoding flagellar basal body P-ring protein FlgI, with translation MKRLLLAIAMFAHLAAPVAAADLSEPVVLAPAADGHIHDTPAPRTVRFASNGGPSSLPSLGAPSRIKDIATLQSSRDNQLIGYGLVIGLQGSGDNLRSAPFTDQSIRAMLQNLGISLEGGQARAKNVAAVIVTANMPAFVRSGARIDVTVSSLGDATSLTGGTLVMTPLRAPDGEIYAVAQGPVIVSGFAAQGEAETVSKGVPTSGRVPGGGIVEREVPTQFGQDTILTLQLRNPDFSTVVRVTDAINEYGTNRFGKRVASEQDARTVMIKRPENISSARFIAELENLLVETDAPARVVIDERTGTIVIGQAVRISKVAISYGALTVRITEMPKVVQPEPFSNGETAVEPSTVVDATQDGGEVAMIDGPDLETLVAGLNRIGVKPDGIIAILQGIKSAGALQADLVLQ, from the coding sequence ATGAAACGGCTCCTGCTCGCCATCGCCATGTTCGCTCATCTCGCGGCACCCGTCGCCGCGGCTGACCTGTCCGAGCCGGTCGTCCTCGCCCCGGCCGCCGACGGCCACATCCACGATACGCCCGCGCCGCGCACGGTCCGCTTCGCCTCGAACGGCGGCCCCTCGTCCCTGCCCTCACTGGGCGCCCCGTCGCGCATCAAGGACATCGCCACTCTGCAGAGCTCGCGCGACAACCAGCTGATCGGCTACGGCCTGGTCATCGGCCTGCAGGGGTCGGGCGACAACCTGCGCAGCGCGCCCTTCACCGACCAGTCCATCCGCGCCATGCTGCAAAATCTCGGCATTTCGCTCGAGGGCGGCCAGGCCCGCGCCAAGAACGTCGCCGCTGTCATCGTCACCGCCAACATGCCCGCCTTCGTCCGCTCCGGCGCCCGCATCGACGTCACCGTCTCCTCGCTCGGCGACGCGACGTCGCTGACGGGAGGAACGCTGGTCATGACGCCGCTGCGCGCACCCGACGGCGAGATCTATGCCGTCGCGCAGGGGCCGGTGATCGTCTCCGGTTTCGCCGCGCAGGGAGAGGCCGAGACGGTCTCGAAGGGCGTGCCGACATCCGGCCGCGTACCGGGCGGCGGCATCGTCGAGCGCGAGGTGCCGACGCAGTTCGGCCAGGACACCATCCTGACGCTGCAATTGCGCAATCCCGACTTTTCGACCGTCGTGCGCGTCACCGACGCCATCAACGAGTACGGTACCAACCGCTTCGGCAAGCGCGTCGCCAGCGAACAGGATGCCAGGACCGTAATGATCAAGCGGCCGGAGAACATCTCCTCCGCCCGCTTCATCGCCGAACTTGAGAACCTGCTGGTCGAGACGGACGCGCCTGCGCGCGTCGTCATCGACGAACGCACCGGCACCATCGTCATCGGCCAGGCGGTCAGGATCTCCAAGGTGGCGATCAGCTATGGCGCGCTGACGGTACGCATCACCGAAATGCCGAAGGTCGTCCAGCCGGAGCCGTTCTCCAACGGCGAGACGGCGGTGGAACCCTCGACCGTCGTCGATGCGACGCAGGACGGCGGCGAAGTGGCGATGATCGACGGGCCGGACCTGGAAACCCTGGTGGCCGGCCTCAACCGGATCGGGGTGAAGCCCGACGGCATCATCGCGATCCTCCAGGGAATCAAGTCCGCCGGTGCGCTGCAGGCGGACCTGGTGCTGCAATAG
- the fliI gene encoding flagellar protein export ATPase FliI, which produces MTTNSAQAADEPNRLLLLEQAMARFAAPDALMRMGGRVVEVSATHYRVRGLSRKACIGDVVEHDGPKGRRAGEIVRVTPDDVLVSPFETTADLAIDTPVFNCGPLAVRPDVSWRGRVVNALGRPIDGGPPLVLGERHASGHAANAMTRQRVDAAFKTGVRVIDIFTPLCFGQRMGVFAGSGVGKSTLLAMLAAADAFDTAVVSLVGERGREVREFLEDTVGPKNMAKTVAVVSTSDESAMMRRRAPATAMSVAEYFRDRGDRVLLIVDSVTRFAHALREVATSAGEPPIARGYPASVFTELPKLLERAGPGTTGETGSITAIISVLVDGDDHNDPIADSVRGILDGHVVLDRSIAEQGRFPAVNPLASISRLSGRAWTDDEKTLVTRLRAMISRYEETRDIRLLGAYSAGSDVDLDIAVKQVPLIYEALGQSPADPRSRDPFGDLARHLKAREAPNGQQAA; this is translated from the coding sequence ATGACCACGAATTCCGCGCAAGCCGCCGACGAGCCAAATCGCCTCCTGCTGCTCGAGCAGGCGATGGCGCGCTTCGCCGCCCCCGACGCGCTCATGCGCATGGGCGGGCGCGTGGTCGAGGTGTCGGCGACGCACTACCGCGTGCGTGGCCTGTCCCGCAAAGCCTGCATCGGCGACGTCGTCGAACACGACGGACCGAAGGGTCGGCGCGCCGGCGAAATCGTGCGCGTGACGCCGGACGATGTCCTGGTCTCGCCCTTCGAGACCACAGCCGACCTCGCCATCGACACGCCGGTGTTCAATTGTGGGCCGCTGGCCGTGCGCCCGGACGTGTCCTGGCGCGGCCGCGTCGTCAACGCGCTCGGCCGTCCGATCGACGGAGGGCCGCCCCTCGTCCTTGGCGAGAGACACGCGTCCGGCCATGCCGCCAACGCGATGACCCGCCAGCGCGTCGACGCCGCCTTCAAGACCGGCGTGCGCGTGATCGACATCTTCACGCCGCTCTGCTTTGGACAACGCATGGGCGTGTTTGCCGGCTCGGGCGTCGGCAAGTCGACGCTGCTGGCCATGCTCGCCGCCGCCGACGCGTTCGACACGGCAGTCGTCTCGCTCGTCGGCGAACGCGGCCGCGAGGTGCGCGAATTCCTGGAAGACACCGTCGGACCGAAGAACATGGCAAAGACCGTGGCTGTCGTCTCGACCAGCGACGAGAGTGCGATGATGCGCCGGCGCGCGCCGGCGACCGCCATGAGCGTCGCCGAGTATTTCCGCGACCGCGGCGACCGTGTGTTGCTGATCGTCGATTCCGTCACCCGCTTCGCCCACGCGCTCCGCGAGGTGGCGACCTCCGCCGGCGAGCCGCCGATCGCGCGCGGCTATCCTGCCTCGGTCTTCACCGAACTGCCGAAGCTTCTGGAGCGCGCCGGTCCTGGCACGACCGGGGAAACCGGCTCGATCACCGCGATCATCTCCGTCCTTGTCGACGGCGACGACCACAACGACCCGATCGCCGACAGCGTGCGCGGCATCCTCGATGGCCATGTCGTGCTCGACCGCTCGATCGCCGAGCAGGGTCGCTTCCCGGCGGTCAATCCCCTCGCCTCGATCTCCAGACTGTCCGGGCGCGCCTGGACCGATGACGAGAAGACGCTGGTGACCCGGCTCAGGGCGATGATCTCGCGCTACGAGGAGACCAGGGACATCCGCCTCCTCGGCGCCTATTCGGCGGGGTCCGACGTCGATCTCGACATTGCGGTCAAACAGGTGCCGCTGATCTACGAAGCGCTCGGACAGTCGCCCGCCGATCCGCGCAGCAGGGACCCGTTCGGCGATCTCGCACGTCATCTGAAAGCAAGGGAGGCGCCGAATGGCCAGCAAGCAGCCTGA
- the flgH gene encoding flagellar basal body L-ring protein FlgH, translating to MNRILLTTALTLGLAGCGANLAEVNIPPVMSAVGTGLDANPRSNYYYPKAPAKPVAANSLWDDRQSNLFTDARALSVGDVLTVFISINDKAKFSNESERSRQASRNFAIAGDYDINGIKTGEAQAGFDIGSASTSTGNGQTARSEALSLSVAALVTDVLPNGNLIISGTQEVRVNAELRVLTIAGIVRPTDIGANNTISYERIAEARISYGGRGRLTEVQQPPYGHQILDQILPF from the coding sequence GTGAATCGCATCCTTCTGACCACAGCCCTCACGCTCGGACTGGCGGGCTGCGGCGCGAATCTGGCGGAGGTCAACATTCCTCCGGTGATGTCCGCCGTCGGAACCGGCCTCGATGCCAATCCGCGCTCGAACTACTATTACCCGAAAGCGCCGGCGAAACCGGTTGCCGCCAATTCCCTGTGGGACGACCGGCAGAGCAATCTTTTCACAGACGCCCGCGCGCTCTCGGTCGGCGACGTGCTGACCGTCTTCATCTCGATCAACGACAAGGCCAAGTTCTCCAACGAGTCAGAACGCAGCCGTCAGGCATCACGCAATTTCGCCATCGCCGGCGACTATGACATCAATGGCATCAAGACCGGCGAAGCGCAGGCGGGCTTCGATATCGGCTCCGCCTCGACCAGCACCGGAAACGGGCAGACCGCGCGCTCGGAAGCCTTGAGCCTATCGGTCGCGGCTCTGGTCACCGACGTGCTTCCCAACGGCAACCTGATCATCAGCGGCACGCAGGAGGTGCGCGTCAACGCCGAGCTGCGCGTGCTGACGATCGCCGGTATCGTCAGGCCTACCGACATCGGCGCGAACAACACGATTTCCTACGAGCGGATCGCCGAGGCGCGCATCTCCTACGGTGGCCGCGGCCGTCTGACCGAGGTTCAGCAACCGCCCTACGGGCACCAGATCCTCGACCAGATTCTGCCTTTCTAG